One Mycolicibacterium fortuitum subsp. fortuitum genomic window carries:
- a CDS encoding alkane 1-monooxygenase — protein sequence MGLIAPTAIFVMLPLIWGLNQLGWHTAAQVPLWIGPILLYVLLPLLDLRFGPDGQNPPDEVMEQLENDKYYRYCTYLYIPFQYASVVMGAYLFTASDLSWLGFDGGLGWPAKIGIALSVGVLGGVGINTAHEMGHKRDSLERWLSKITLAQTWYGHFYIEHNRGHHVRVATPEDPASARFGETFWEFLPRSVFGSLRSSWELEAQRLRRQDKSPWHWSNDVLNAWAMSVVFFGILIAVFGPALIPFIVIQAIYGFSLLESVNYLEHYGLLRQKTASGRYERCAPVHSWNSDHIVTNLFLYHLQRHSDHHANPTRRYQTLRSIDGAPNLPSGYASLIGLTYLPPLWRKVMDHRVLEHYDGDITKVNIQPRLREKVLARYGAAASGQGAAA from the coding sequence ATGGGCCTGATCGCCCCGACGGCGATCTTCGTGATGCTGCCGCTGATCTGGGGGCTCAACCAGCTCGGCTGGCACACCGCCGCCCAGGTGCCACTGTGGATCGGGCCGATTCTGCTCTACGTGCTGCTGCCGCTGTTGGACCTGCGGTTCGGGCCCGACGGCCAGAACCCGCCCGACGAGGTGATGGAGCAGCTGGAGAACGACAAGTACTACCGGTACTGCACCTACCTCTACATCCCGTTCCAGTACGCGAGCGTCGTCATGGGCGCGTATCTGTTCACGGCGTCCGATCTCAGCTGGCTCGGGTTCGACGGCGGACTCGGTTGGCCGGCCAAGATCGGTATCGCGTTGTCGGTGGGTGTGCTCGGAGGGGTGGGCATCAACACCGCGCATGAGATGGGGCACAAGCGAGACTCGTTGGAGCGCTGGCTGTCCAAGATCACGCTGGCCCAGACCTGGTACGGCCACTTCTACATCGAGCACAACCGTGGGCACCACGTACGGGTCGCCACGCCCGAGGATCCCGCGTCGGCGCGTTTCGGCGAGACCTTCTGGGAGTTCCTGCCGCGCAGCGTGTTCGGTAGCCTGCGCTCGTCGTGGGAGTTGGAGGCCCAGCGCTTGCGCCGGCAGGACAAGTCGCCGTGGCACTGGTCCAACGACGTTCTCAATGCGTGGGCCATGTCGGTGGTGTTCTTCGGCATCCTGATCGCGGTGTTCGGACCCGCGCTGATCCCGTTCATCGTCATCCAGGCCATCTACGGCTTCAGCCTGCTGGAATCGGTGAACTACCTCGAGCACTACGGGCTGCTGCGGCAGAAGACCGCCAGCGGTCGCTACGAGCGCTGCGCCCCCGTACACAGCTGGAACTCCGACCACATCGTGACCAACCTGTTCCTGTACCACCTGCAGCGCCACAGTGATCACCACGCCAACCCGACACGCCGGTATCAGACCCTGCGCAGCATCGACGGTGCACCGAACCTGCCCAGCGGGTACGCCTCGCTGATCGGGCTCACCTATCTGCCCCCGCTGTGGCGCAAGGTGATGGACCACCGGGTGCTGGAGCACTACGACGGTGACATCACCAAGGTCAACATCCAGCCGCGGCTGCGGGAGAAGGTTCTGGCGCGCTATGGCGCTGCCGCTTCGGGACAGGGGGCAGCCGCATGA
- the alkX gene encoding TetR family transcriptional regulator AlkX, translating into MSRPRDKQRIPYAEASRVLLRDSILDGMRELLLTRDWSAITLSHVAQVAGISRQTIYNEFGSRQGLAEGYAMRLADRLVDAVDDAINHNVGEVHAAFLEGFRAFFLESAADPLVISLLTGASKPDLLQIITTGSGPIISRCSARLTGTFQNSWMKASDEDAGVLARAIVRLAMSYVSMPPEADHDVAGDLARLMTPFAERYGVIDTP; encoded by the coding sequence GTGAGTCGGCCGCGAGACAAACAGCGCATCCCGTATGCGGAGGCATCCCGGGTGCTGCTGCGCGATTCGATTCTCGACGGGATGCGGGAGTTGCTGTTGACCCGCGACTGGTCGGCCATCACGCTGTCGCACGTGGCCCAGGTCGCGGGGATCAGCCGTCAGACGATCTACAACGAGTTCGGCTCGCGGCAGGGCTTGGCCGAGGGCTACGCGATGCGCCTGGCCGATCGGCTGGTCGACGCCGTCGACGACGCGATCAATCACAACGTCGGCGAGGTGCACGCAGCGTTCCTGGAGGGTTTCCGGGCATTCTTCCTCGAATCCGCCGCGGATCCGCTGGTGATCTCACTACTCACCGGTGCTTCCAAGCCCGACCTGCTGCAGATCATCACCACCGGCAGCGGCCCGATCATCTCCCGGTGCTCGGCGCGCCTGACCGGAACCTTCCAGAACAGTTGGATGAAGGCCAGTGACGAGGACGCCGGGGTACTGGCCCGGGCGATCGTGCGCCTGGCGATGAGCTACGTGTCCATGCCGCCCGAGGCCGACCATGATGTGGCCGGTGACCTGGCCCGACTCATGACGCCATTCGCCGAGCGCTACGGTGTCATAGATACCCCGTAG
- a CDS encoding FAD-dependent oxidoreductase, translating into MSSNHHVSPNHAVVVGGSIAGLCAARVLSDHYGRVTLYERDELPDEPVNRGAIPQGQHVHLLMARGADELEALFPGLLDDMVAANVPVVENRPSSIHFEAGGHLLGTGQTLESNFTAYVPSRGQLEWQIRRRVSDLPNVQILRRSVSEPRYDPGAERVTGLLLDDGEHVAADMVVDASGRGSRLPVWLEQWGYQRPPEETIKVGVTYASQRVRIPAELISEKMVVVSAAHDSGLGMGMLFHEDGIWTVTAFGVAKAEPPSDFAGIKQLGGTALPPHLATALRAGEAVGDMNFHRYPVAKWRRYDKLDRFPDGIFPFGDAVVSLNPTYGQGVTMSTVQAANLRQVLAEGTQDLVRRLARRTAKTTYPVWMMNSVADQVKHGAEGDKAFWYSPLFGLFDQFLGAAETDPVLAEWFLRRTSMLDSLWLTPPPRIVGRAIRHNVKAWLAERRRRPHRSENSVTAGSRTSG; encoded by the coding sequence ATGAGCAGCAATCACCACGTTTCGCCGAACCATGCCGTCGTCGTCGGAGGGAGCATCGCGGGCCTGTGCGCCGCCCGGGTGCTGTCCGACCACTATGGACGCGTCACGCTCTACGAGCGCGACGAGCTGCCGGACGAACCGGTCAATCGCGGCGCCATACCGCAGGGCCAGCACGTACACCTGCTGATGGCTCGTGGGGCCGACGAGTTGGAGGCGCTGTTTCCCGGATTGCTCGACGACATGGTGGCCGCGAACGTCCCCGTGGTCGAGAACCGACCGTCCTCCATCCACTTCGAGGCCGGCGGGCACCTGCTCGGCACCGGACAGACACTCGAGTCCAACTTCACCGCCTACGTGCCCAGCCGCGGACAGCTGGAATGGCAGATTCGCAGGCGGGTGTCGGACCTGCCCAACGTGCAGATCCTCCGACGCAGTGTGAGCGAACCGCGGTACGACCCGGGTGCCGAGCGGGTCACCGGTCTCTTGCTCGACGACGGTGAACACGTCGCCGCCGACATGGTGGTCGATGCCTCCGGCCGCGGCAGTCGGCTGCCGGTGTGGCTGGAGCAGTGGGGGTATCAGCGACCACCCGAGGAGACGATCAAAGTCGGGGTCACCTACGCATCCCAGCGGGTCCGCATCCCAGCCGAGCTGATCAGCGAGAAGATGGTCGTGGTCAGTGCCGCGCATGACAGCGGCCTCGGTATGGGCATGCTGTTCCACGAGGACGGAATCTGGACGGTGACCGCGTTCGGGGTCGCCAAGGCCGAGCCGCCGAGCGATTTCGCCGGTATCAAACAACTGGGTGGCACTGCGCTTCCACCGCACCTCGCGACGGCGTTGCGCGCCGGTGAAGCGGTGGGCGACATGAACTTTCACCGTTATCCGGTGGCCAAGTGGCGACGGTACGACAAGCTGGACCGGTTCCCCGACGGGATCTTCCCGTTCGGCGACGCGGTGGTGAGCCTGAATCCGACATACGGGCAGGGCGTCACCATGTCCACCGTGCAGGCGGCCAACCTGCGTCAGGTACTCGCCGAGGGAACCCAAGACCTGGTTCGCCGGCTGGCACGGCGTACCGCGAAAACCACCTACCCGGTGTGGATGATGAACTCGGTTGCCGATCAGGTGAAGCACGGGGCGGAGGGCGACAAGGCTTTCTGGTACAGCCCGTTGTTCGGTCTCTTCGACCAATTCCTCGGAGCGGCCGAAACGGATCCCGTTCTGGCCGAGTGGTTCTTGCGACGTACGAGCATGCTGGACAGCCTGTGGCTGACGCCACCGCCTCGGATTGTCGGACGTGCGATCCGCCACAATGTCAAGGCGTGGCTGGCCGAACGGCGCCGGCGGCCGCATCGCTCGGAGAATTCGGTCACTGCCGGTAGCCGGACCTCCGGCTAG
- a CDS encoding rubredoxin, whose amino-acid sequence MSAFECPGCGYVYDEVKGAPREGFPAGTRWSDVPDDWCCPDCAVREKIDFEPIGVTR is encoded by the coding sequence ATGAGCGCCTTCGAGTGCCCCGGGTGTGGCTACGTCTACGACGAGGTGAAAGGCGCTCCGCGAGAAGGCTTCCCGGCCGGGACGCGGTGGAGCGATGTCCCCGACGACTGGTGCTGCCCGGACTGCGCGGTACGCGAGAAGATCGACTTCGAACCGATTGGAGTGACCCGGTGA
- a CDS encoding class I SAM-dependent methyltransferase produces MAELPYFDLLIDERQDGGESGQLWKNQVHWGYWEHPESADGTSADYVAAMEQMNVVLFEAAKVSDGQKLLDAGCGFGGTIQQLNAIRSGMDLTGLNIDPRQLEAAEAQTLPANDNKIGWVEADACQLPFEDNSFDRVLAVECIFHFPSREKFLAEAARVLKPGGYLAVSDFVPTLAFFGKTPFWMVIRTQIAKSYGTLGSVPLRGYKSMGKRAGLRLAANRNIRKNTLPTYPFILNFCREQGSADAQKVLMVGTRWMKWLSKLGFIQYRVYTFHKPA; encoded by the coding sequence ATGGCTGAGCTTCCCTACTTTGACCTGCTGATTGATGAACGGCAGGACGGTGGTGAAAGCGGCCAACTGTGGAAGAACCAGGTGCACTGGGGATACTGGGAGCATCCAGAAAGTGCGGACGGGACGTCGGCTGACTACGTCGCCGCCATGGAACAGATGAATGTTGTGCTGTTCGAGGCTGCGAAGGTTTCCGACGGGCAGAAACTACTCGACGCCGGCTGCGGGTTCGGTGGAACCATCCAGCAACTCAACGCCATCCGCTCCGGCATGGATCTGACTGGCCTCAACATCGACCCGCGTCAGCTCGAGGCGGCAGAGGCCCAGACACTACCCGCCAACGACAACAAGATTGGCTGGGTCGAAGCAGATGCTTGCCAGCTGCCGTTCGAGGACAATTCCTTCGACCGCGTACTGGCCGTCGAATGCATCTTCCACTTCCCGTCGCGCGAGAAGTTTCTGGCGGAGGCAGCCCGGGTGCTGAAGCCGGGAGGCTATCTGGCGGTGTCTGACTTCGTTCCAACCTTGGCGTTCTTCGGGAAAACACCGTTCTGGATGGTGATTCGGACGCAGATCGCGAAGTCCTACGGCACACTCGGCAGTGTTCCCCTGCGGGGCTACAAGTCGATGGGCAAACGCGCTGGACTCCGGCTCGCAGCGAACCGCAACATCCGGAAGAACACCTTGCCCACGTACCCGTTCATACTTAACTTCTGCCGCGAACAGGGGTCAGCAGATGCCCAGAAGGTCCTGATGGTAGGCACCCGATGGATGAAATGGCTGTCCAAGCTTGGCTTTATTCAGTACCGGGTGTACACGTTCCACAAGCCTGCTTGA
- a CDS encoding AurF N-oxygenase family protein: MATVDDADDTSEDLHLATVEALSFATTRLRFDPFIDIDWDAPENDLDKNDPRWQLRADTSPLAATDWHAAQPLQKRVDMGRWITANTFKVGIQFEMILIRGVVHYAGKLANSDPVFRYLMHEVTDECNHIQMFQEFINRNDQDVPGMRRLSRILGPLVGFISGYLSVLLFIGVLGGEQPVHFQQTLMLRGKQRVPPLLNRIVYIHLAEEARHITFADDHLAERVQYSGRLKRAMYAIMFPLFLRWLMGEIFTPPRTFAREFGVPRRTFKSAYWRSAYSRQMMAESAADARRVADRLGLRTVWSRWIWRALGIDGRLPRYRGEPNRLFESSTVSQLAEIRTIIWARAMAVAVMATVALAVTPVGLRIIAAAAAGAGVWAIYHALRERRGGVVGNQSFEWPRLFVWVVACAVMIPVGGLIGLALVVLMILALAEFMPTL; the protein is encoded by the coding sequence ATGGCAACGGTCGATGACGCGGACGACACATCAGAGGACCTCCACCTCGCCACGGTGGAGGCCCTTTCCTTCGCGACGACTCGACTACGATTCGACCCGTTCATCGACATCGACTGGGACGCTCCCGAAAATGATCTTGATAAGAACGACCCCCGCTGGCAGCTGAGGGCTGATACGAGTCCGCTAGCGGCGACGGACTGGCATGCCGCGCAACCACTTCAGAAGCGTGTAGATATGGGCCGGTGGATCACGGCCAACACGTTCAAGGTCGGGATTCAGTTTGAAATGATACTGATTCGCGGCGTCGTACATTATGCGGGAAAGCTCGCTAATTCTGATCCTGTGTTCCGCTACCTCATGCATGAAGTGACCGACGAATGCAACCACATCCAGATGTTTCAGGAATTCATCAATCGGAACGATCAAGATGTGCCAGGCATGCGGCGACTGTCGCGGATTCTGGGGCCCCTCGTAGGCTTCATCAGTGGGTACCTGAGCGTCCTGCTCTTCATTGGCGTGCTGGGCGGTGAACAGCCAGTTCACTTCCAGCAGACGCTTATGCTGCGGGGTAAACAGCGGGTGCCACCGTTGCTGAACCGAATTGTCTACATTCATCTGGCAGAGGAAGCTCGGCATATTACTTTTGCCGATGACCATTTGGCCGAGCGGGTGCAATATTCTGGGCGCCTCAAGCGGGCTATGTACGCGATAATGTTCCCGCTTTTCCTGCGTTGGCTGATGGGTGAAATATTCACTCCGCCAAGGACATTCGCCCGTGAATTCGGCGTGCCGCGCCGAACCTTCAAATCTGCCTACTGGCGAAGTGCATACTCGCGTCAGATGATGGCGGAGTCGGCAGCGGATGCTCGTCGCGTAGCGGACCGCCTGGGGCTTCGGACGGTGTGGTCGCGTTGGATCTGGCGGGCACTGGGTATCGATGGCCGACTCCCGCGCTACCGCGGCGAGCCGAATCGACTGTTCGAAAGCTCGACAGTTTCACAGCTTGCCGAGATTCGGACGATCATTTGGGCGCGTGCCATGGCGGTAGCAGTCATGGCGACCGTCGCCTTGGCGGTGACGCCGGTCGGCCTGCGGATTATTGCTGCCGCAGCTGCCGGGGCGGGCGTGTGGGCCATCTACCACGCGCTACGCGAACGCCGTGGCGGCGTGGTCGGCAACCAGTCGTTCGAATGGCCAAGGCTCTTTGTGTGGGTAGTGGCGTGCGCAGTCATGATTCCCGTTGGCGGCCTGATTGGTCTCGCTCTGGTAGTGCTCATGATTCTGGCACTTGCCGAATTCATGCCGACCCTCTGA
- the manA gene encoding mannose-6-phosphate isomerase, class I: MHLLRGAVRTYAWGSRTAIADFTGRPSPTIHPEAELWLGAHPQDPAWLQTEHGEESLLQAVQDDPEGQLGSVAIGRFGDALPFLVKVLAADEPLSLQAHPSAAQAREGFERESRLDIPVSSPVRNYRDSSHKPELLVALGQFDALAGFRPVARTVELMRALAVSDLDPFINLLSDQSDADGLRALFTTWITAPQPDLDVLVPAVLDGAVHYIRSGAKKFAAEVKTVLELGERYPGDAGVLASLLLNRISLQPGEGIYLPAGNLHAYLHGVGVEVMANSDNVLRGGLTPKHVDVPELLRVLDFTPTPEDRLRSETSTAGTETIYQTPAQEFAVSVLTVDEKHIGAEIDVHSHHDGPQLLLCTEGAAVIYADDDKLTLERGAAAWVAAADGPIRLTAAEPTKLFRVTIGI; the protein is encoded by the coding sequence GTGCATCTGCTACGGGGAGCGGTGCGGACCTATGCCTGGGGTTCGCGCACTGCAATCGCTGATTTCACCGGAAGGCCCAGTCCGACAATCCATCCGGAGGCCGAGCTGTGGCTCGGCGCACATCCGCAGGACCCGGCCTGGCTGCAGACCGAACACGGTGAAGAGTCGCTGCTGCAGGCCGTCCAGGACGACCCCGAGGGGCAACTGGGCAGCGTGGCGATCGGACGCTTCGGCGATGCACTGCCGTTTCTCGTCAAGGTGCTGGCCGCCGACGAACCGTTGTCACTGCAAGCCCATCCCAGTGCGGCGCAGGCGCGGGAGGGCTTCGAACGCGAGAGCCGGCTCGACATTCCGGTGTCCTCGCCCGTCCGCAATTACCGTGACAGCAGCCACAAACCCGAATTGTTGGTGGCGCTGGGACAATTCGATGCCTTGGCCGGATTTCGCCCGGTAGCCCGCACCGTCGAGTTGATGCGTGCATTGGCGGTCTCGGACCTCGACCCGTTCATCAACCTGCTCTCGGATCAATCCGACGCCGACGGTCTGCGGGCTCTGTTCACCACCTGGATCACCGCCCCGCAACCCGACCTCGATGTGCTGGTGCCTGCGGTGCTGGATGGCGCGGTCCACTACATCCGCTCCGGGGCAAAGAAATTCGCCGCCGAGGTCAAGACGGTGCTGGAACTCGGCGAGCGCTACCCCGGTGATGCCGGTGTGCTGGCCTCTCTGCTGCTCAACCGCATCAGTCTGCAGCCGGGGGAGGGCATCTATCTTCCCGCCGGGAATCTGCACGCATATCTGCACGGTGTCGGTGTCGAGGTGATGGCCAACTCCGACAACGTGCTGCGCGGTGGGTTGACCCCGAAGCACGTGGATGTCCCGGAACTGCTGCGGGTGTTGGACTTCACCCCGACTCCCGAGGATCGTCTCCGCTCGGAAACATCAACGGCCGGAACGGAAACCATCTACCAGACCCCCGCGCAGGAATTCGCGGTGTCGGTGCTGACGGTCGATGAGAAACACATCGGCGCCGAGATCGACGTCCACTCCCACCACGACGGTCCTCAGCTGCTGCTGTGTACCGAAGGTGCCGCGGTGATCTACGCCGACGACGACAAGCTCACCCTGGAGCGCGGCGCGGCGGCCTGGGTGGCGGCCGCGGACGGCCCGATACGACTGACCGCCGCCGAGCCGACGAAGCTGTTCCGCGTCACCATCGGTATCTAG
- a CDS encoding amino acid permease, producing MSALRRIKSVEQSIADTDEPSTRLRKDLTWWDLTVFGVSVVIGAGIFTITASTAGNLTGPAISIAFVIAAVACGLAALCYAEFASTVPVAGSAYTFSYATFGEFAAWIIGWDLILEFAVASAVVAKGWSSYLGTVFGFGGGIADFGGLEIDWGALVIIALVTVLLVVGTKLSALFSLVITVIKVSVVLLVVVVGAFYIKAANYTPFIPPNEAGEGASGADQSLFSLLTGAAGSHYGWYGVLAGASIVFFAFIGFDVVATTAEETRDPQRDVPRGILASLGIVTVLYVAVSVVLSGMVSYTVLRDAPDGHANLATAFEANGVHWAAKVISIGALAGLTTVVIVLMLGQTRVLFAMSRDGLLPRQLAVTGTHGTPVRITLIVGVLVAIAASVFPMGRLEEMVNIGTLFAFVLVSAGVIVLRRTRPDLKRGFRVPWVPVLPIAAILACLWLMLNLTGLTWIRFLLWMVIGVVVYAVYGRSHSTLASREVAATPSQ from the coding sequence ATGTCTGCCCTTCGGCGAATCAAATCTGTCGAACAGTCGATTGCCGACACCGACGAACCGTCGACCCGGCTCCGCAAGGACCTCACCTGGTGGGACCTGACGGTGTTCGGTGTCTCGGTCGTCATCGGTGCGGGCATTTTCACCATCACCGCTTCCACGGCGGGCAACTTGACCGGGCCTGCGATCTCGATTGCCTTCGTCATCGCCGCCGTCGCGTGCGGGTTGGCAGCACTGTGCTACGCCGAGTTCGCCTCCACCGTGCCGGTGGCCGGTAGCGCGTACACCTTCTCCTATGCCACGTTCGGGGAGTTCGCGGCGTGGATCATCGGATGGGACCTGATCCTGGAGTTCGCCGTCGCGTCCGCGGTGGTGGCCAAGGGGTGGTCGAGCTACCTCGGAACCGTGTTCGGGTTCGGGGGCGGGATCGCGGATTTCGGCGGTCTCGAGATCGACTGGGGCGCGTTGGTGATCATCGCGCTGGTGACGGTTCTGCTGGTGGTGGGCACCAAGTTGTCAGCGCTCTTCAGCCTGGTCATCACTGTCATCAAGGTGTCGGTCGTGCTGTTGGTGGTGGTCGTGGGCGCCTTCTATATAAAGGCCGCCAACTACACCCCGTTCATTCCGCCGAACGAGGCCGGCGAGGGGGCCAGCGGGGCCGACCAGTCACTGTTCTCGTTGTTGACCGGAGCGGCGGGCAGCCACTACGGCTGGTACGGGGTGCTGGCCGGTGCCTCGATCGTGTTCTTCGCGTTCATCGGGTTCGACGTCGTCGCAACCACTGCCGAGGAGACCCGCGATCCGCAGCGCGACGTACCCCGCGGCATCCTGGCCTCACTCGGGATCGTCACCGTGTTGTACGTCGCGGTGTCGGTGGTGCTTTCCGGCATGGTGTCCTACACCGTGCTGCGCGATGCACCAGACGGCCACGCCAACCTGGCCACTGCCTTCGAAGCCAACGGTGTGCACTGGGCCGCGAAGGTGATCTCCATCGGCGCGCTTGCCGGGCTCACCACGGTCGTGATCGTGCTGATGCTGGGACAGACCCGCGTGCTGTTCGCGATGTCGCGCGACGGTCTGCTGCCGCGACAGCTGGCCGTGACCGGCACCCACGGGACGCCGGTCCGCATCACCCTGATCGTCGGGGTGCTGGTGGCGATCGCCGCCTCGGTGTTCCCGATGGGCCGGCTCGAGGAGATGGTCAACATCGGCACGCTGTTCGCCTTCGTGCTGGTCTCGGCCGGGGTGATCGTGCTGCGGCGGACCCGGCCCGACCTGAAGCGCGGATTCCGCGTGCCGTGGGTGCCGGTGTTGCCGATCGCCGCGATCCTGGCGTGCCTGTGGTTGATGCTCAACCTCACCGGGCTGACCTGGATCCGGTTCCTGCTCTGGATGGTGATCGGGGTGGTGGTGTACGCCGTGTACGGCCGGAGCCATTCGACGCTGGCCAGTAGGGAAGTCGCGGCGACGCCGTCGCAGTAG
- a CDS encoding rubredoxin yields the protein MSNSDENYKLYICVQCGFEYDEAKGWPEDGIAPGTRWDDIPEDWSCPDCGAAKSDFEMVEVARP from the coding sequence GTGAGCAATTCGGACGAAAACTACAAGCTCTACATCTGTGTTCAATGCGGATTCGAGTACGACGAGGCCAAGGGCTGGCCCGAGGACGGCATCGCGCCGGGCACCCGATGGGACGACATCCCGGAGGACTGGAGCTGCCCTGACTGCGGTGCGGCGAAGAGCGATTTCGAGATGGTGGAGGTCGCACGCCCTTGA
- the ahcY gene encoding adenosylhomocysteinase has protein sequence MTELKADSRNGIDFKVADLSLAEFGRKEIRLAEHEMPGLMALRREYHDVQPLKGARISGSLHMTVQTAVLIETLVALGAEVRWASCNIFSTQDHAAAAVVVGPHGTPEEPKGTPVFAWKGETLEEYWWAAEQMLTWEGEPANMILDDGGDATMMVLRGAQYEKAGVVPPAEEDDSAEWKVFLGVLRQRFETDKDKWTKIAESVKGVTEETTTGVLRLYQFAAAGELAFPAINVNDSVTKSKFDNKYGTRHSLIDGINRGTDVLIGGKKVLICGYGDVGKGCAESMAGQGARVQVTEIDPINALQALMDGFDVVTVEDAISQADIVVTATGNFDIILLEHMKAMKDQAILGNIGHFDNEIDMAALERSGATRLNIKPQVDQWTFGDTGKSIIVLSEGRLLNLGNATGHPSFVMSNSFSNQVIAQIELWTKNDEYDNEVYRLAKHLDEKVARIHVEALGGTLTKLTKEQAEYIGVDVDGPYKPEHYRY, from the coding sequence ATGACCGAGTTGAAGGCTGACAGCCGCAACGGCATCGACTTCAAGGTTGCGGACCTGTCGCTGGCCGAATTCGGCCGCAAGGAGATCCGGCTGGCCGAGCACGAGATGCCCGGCCTCATGGCACTCCGCCGCGAATACCACGATGTGCAGCCGCTCAAGGGTGCGCGCATCTCCGGCTCACTGCACATGACCGTGCAGACCGCCGTGCTGATCGAGACCCTGGTGGCCCTCGGCGCCGAGGTGCGATGGGCGTCCTGCAACATCTTCTCCACCCAGGACCATGCCGCCGCCGCGGTCGTCGTCGGCCCGCACGGCACGCCCGAGGAGCCCAAGGGCACCCCGGTTTTCGCCTGGAAGGGCGAGACGCTGGAGGAGTACTGGTGGGCCGCCGAGCAGATGCTCACCTGGGAGGGTGAGCCGGCGAACATGATTCTCGACGACGGCGGCGACGCCACGATGATGGTGCTGCGCGGCGCGCAGTACGAGAAGGCCGGCGTGGTACCGCCTGCCGAGGAAGACGACTCCGCCGAATGGAAGGTCTTCCTCGGCGTGCTGCGTCAGCGCTTCGAGACCGACAAGGACAAGTGGACCAAGATCGCCGAGTCGGTCAAGGGCGTCACCGAGGAGACCACCACCGGTGTGCTGCGGCTCTACCAGTTCGCCGCCGCCGGTGAGCTGGCGTTCCCGGCCATCAACGTCAACGACTCCGTCACCAAGAGCAAGTTCGACAACAAGTACGGCACCCGCCACTCGCTGATCGACGGCATCAACCGCGGCACCGACGTGCTGATCGGTGGCAAGAAGGTGCTGATCTGTGGCTACGGCGACGTCGGCAAGGGCTGTGCCGAGTCGATGGCGGGCCAGGGCGCACGCGTGCAGGTCACCGAGATCGATCCGATCAACGCGTTGCAGGCGCTGATGGACGGCTTCGACGTGGTTACCGTCGAGGATGCGATCTCCCAAGCCGACATCGTCGTGACCGCCACCGGCAACTTCGACATCATCCTGCTCGAGCACATGAAGGCCATGAAGGATCAGGCGATCCTGGGCAACATCGGCCACTTCGACAACGAGATCGACATGGCGGCGCTGGAGCGCTCGGGCGCTACGCGGTTGAACATCAAGCCGCAGGTAGACCAGTGGACCTTCGGCGACACCGGCAAGTCGATCATCGTGCTGTCCGAGGGCCGTCTGCTCAACCTCGGAAACGCCACGGGCCACCCGTCATTCGTGATGAGCAACAGCTTCTCCAACCAGGTGATCGCCCAGATCGAGCTGTGGACCAAGAACGACGAGTACGACAACGAGGTCTACCGCCTGGCCAAGCACCTTGACGAGAAGGTCGCGCGCATCCACGTCGAGGCTCTCGGCGGCACGCTGACCAAGCTCACCAAGGAGCAGGCCGAGTACATCGGCGTCGACGTCGACGGTCCGTACAAGCCGGAGCACTACCGCTACTGA